In [Mycobacterium] stephanolepidis, the genomic window GCAGAGCCGACGCCTCGTCGCCCGCAACAACTCGCGGTACTCTGGTTTCCATATTTGCTTGAGCAGCAGGTGATTAAGGCAGAACGCGAGATCGAAAGCGGGGTCTCCGTACCAGGCGCATTCGGCATCGGTCAGCACTGGTCCATCCGCGGTGACGATCACGTTCTTCGGGCTCACATCTCCGTGTACCAGTGCGATGTGCGTACTGGCGAGGTCATCGGCCAGTTGGGAAAGAGCATCGGCGTGGTCCGGCAGGCGCTCTGCCGGATAGCGCAGATACGGCTCGATTCGTAACGCCTCGAACAGGTCATCGGATGCGAATTCGCTTGCCACCGTGGCGTCCCCGGCCGTGTGCGCATGCACGGCAACGAGGCGTGCGCCGATTTCCCTGCCCACCTCCGGATCGATACGCCCGTTCGCCAGATCTTGGCGCCAGGAGGCAATGGGCCCCAGATCTGTCATCGCGAACGCGTGCAGATCTTCGACGGCCAGGACAACCCGGGGCGTGAAAGACGGAACGATCGTCACCGCGCGCCGGAGATAGCGCGCCTCAAAGGTGTTGCGCTGCAATGGTGCGACCCAGTGAGCCTGTACCCGAAGCCGCTCGATGGCCCGCTTGACCACCACCGATTCGCCCGAACTCAGCCGAACACGCCACACGTCGGAGGACACCCC contains:
- a CDS encoding phosphotransferase; this translates as MAPPDWVVELLSHAGLMSVEAQPLTGGVSSDVWRVRLSSGESVVVKRAIERLRVQAHWVAPLQRNTFEARYLRRAVTIVPSFTPRVVLAVEDLHAFAMTDLGPIASWRQDLANGRIDPEVGREIGARLVAVHAHTAGDATVASEFASDDLFEALRIEPYLRYPAERLPDHADALSQLADDLASTHIALVHGDVSPKNVIVTADGPVLTDAECAWYGDPAFDLAFCLNHLLLKQIWKPEYRELLRATRRRLCTAYLEGVSWESPDAVAARTARLLPALALARIDGRSPVDYLSASQRDSLRTQAGQALHKSATDPLSVAQQLEGP